A region of Streptosporangiales bacterium DNA encodes the following proteins:
- a CDS encoding TIGR03560 family F420-dependent LLM class oxidoreductase, whose amino-acid sequence MRISISLTNHSWPGGAAALRTAAGRTAQLAEEVGVYAVWVADHLMQAEPGTQPDEPLLEAYTTLGYLAAKTERVELGSMVSPVTFREPALLVKAVTSLDVLSGGRAWCGLGIGHTGDTEGRFFGMPFPPVAERFERMEETLRLARQMWAGDESPFDGAHYRLERPLNRPNSLRRPHPPIVVGGMGEKQTLRLVAQYADACNIFDIPDGGAAAKRALDALARHCDAVGRPYDEIERTMATRLEPGESADSFARRCEAIRRLGIDHVMVITTGAWTEPAVRSLGTVVAA is encoded by the coding sequence ATGCGGATCAGTATCAGCCTGACGAACCACTCGTGGCCCGGCGGTGCGGCCGCGCTGCGTACCGCGGCCGGCCGGACCGCGCAGCTCGCCGAGGAGGTCGGCGTCTACGCGGTGTGGGTCGCCGACCACCTGATGCAGGCCGAGCCGGGTACGCAGCCGGACGAGCCGCTGCTCGAGGCGTACACCACGCTCGGCTACCTCGCGGCGAAGACCGAGCGCGTCGAGCTCGGCAGCATGGTCAGCCCGGTGACGTTCCGCGAGCCGGCGCTGCTGGTGAAGGCCGTCACCAGCCTGGACGTGCTCTCCGGCGGCCGGGCCTGGTGCGGACTCGGCATCGGGCACACCGGCGACACCGAGGGCAGGTTCTTCGGCATGCCGTTCCCGCCGGTGGCCGAGCGGTTCGAGCGGATGGAGGAGACGCTCAGGCTCGCCCGGCAGATGTGGGCCGGCGACGAGTCACCGTTCGACGGCGCGCACTACCGGCTGGAGCGCCCACTGAACCGCCCGAACTCGCTGCGCCGTCCGCACCCGCCGATCGTCGTCGGTGGCATGGGGGAGAAGCAGACGCTGCGGCTGGTGGCGCAGTACGCGGACGCATGCAACATCTTCGACATCCCGGACGGCGGGGCGGCCGCGAAGCGGGCGCTGGACGCGCTGGCGCGGCACTGCGACGCGGTGGGCCGGCCGTACGACGAGATCGAGAGGACCATGGCCACCAGGCTCGAGCCGGGCGAGTCCGCGGACTCGTTCGCCCGCAGGTGCGAGGCGATCAGGCGGCTCGGCATCGACCACGTCATGGTGATCACCACCGGCGCTTGGACCGAGCCCGCAGTGCGGTCGCTGGGTACCGTGGTTGCCGCCTGA
- a CDS encoding protein kinase, producing the protein MPDLTAGRVIANRYEIVALIGRGGAASVWRAYDPALQREVAVKELMMAPHLALEERRRSMREARTAARVQHPGAIPIYDIVTDAEQVLIVMEYVRAPTLTDRIAKVGALPPEFVAALGIQLVDTLEAAHNNGIVHRDIKPANVMITDDGRTCLGDFGVAMLVDRTGRAKAGVAGGTPGYMSPEQAEQKDISSASDIFSLGATLFFAAEARGPFDRQDWRDAVKAVSTEPPAVPRRAGPLAPVFHRMFLKAPDQRPSHDTVRRELFQILAKRMPQLLDESAPTFDKGPVPPRLPLPGNTRERNKPDANKPDALPNSPVPPPRLPLRPKTQEQGGDK; encoded by the coding sequence ATGCCTGACCTCACTGCCGGGCGCGTCATCGCGAACCGGTACGAGATCGTCGCGCTGATCGGTCGTGGCGGCGCGGCGAGCGTGTGGCGGGCGTACGATCCCGCGCTGCAGCGTGAGGTGGCCGTCAAGGAGCTCATGATGGCCCCGCACCTGGCGCTCGAGGAACGCCGCCGCTCGATGCGGGAGGCTCGCACGGCGGCCCGGGTGCAGCACCCGGGGGCGATCCCGATCTACGACATCGTCACCGACGCCGAGCAAGTACTCATCGTGATGGAGTACGTACGGGCGCCGACGCTCACCGACCGGATCGCGAAGGTGGGCGCGCTGCCGCCGGAGTTCGTCGCGGCACTCGGTATCCAGCTGGTGGACACGCTGGAGGCCGCGCACAACAACGGCATCGTGCACCGCGACATCAAGCCGGCGAACGTCATGATCACCGACGACGGCCGCACCTGCCTGGGCGACTTCGGCGTCGCCATGCTGGTCGACCGCACCGGGCGCGCCAAGGCGGGCGTGGCCGGCGGTACGCCTGGTTACATGTCGCCTGAACAGGCCGAGCAGAAGGACATCAGCTCCGCCAGCGACATCTTCAGCCTCGGCGCCACCTTGTTCTTCGCCGCCGAGGCGCGCGGCCCGTTCGACCGGCAGGACTGGCGCGACGCCGTCAAGGCCGTCAGCACCGAGCCACCGGCCGTACCGCGGCGCGCCGGCCCGCTCGCACCGGTGTTCCACCGGATGTTCCTCAAGGCCCCGGACCAGCGCCCCAGCCACGACACCGTGCGCCGCGAGCTGTTCCAGATCCTCGCGAAGCGGATGCCGCAGCTGCTCGACGAGAGCGCGCCGACGTTCGACAAAGGGCCGGTGCCGCCGCGGCTGCCGCTGCCAGGCAACACCCGCGAACGCAACAAGCCGGACGCCAACAAGCCGGACGCGCTGCCGAACTCGCCGGTGCCGCCACCGCGGCTGCCGCTGCGTCCGAAGACGCAGGAACAGGGCGGCGACAAGTGA
- a CDS encoding cysteine--tRNA ligase, translating into MSLRLYDTGTRSVRAFEPLNPPTVTLYLCGDTVYAPPHIGHARNKVTFDVLARWLEFSGYDVVFARNITDIDDKIIRLAAEEGVPWWRVGQRNIDAMRRAYDLLGLRAPTVEPLATGHITQMIELMQRLIDNGHAYASGGDVYFDVRSLPEYGGLSGQRLDEMSETEKTDPERPKRNPLDFTLWKGSRPGEPAWPTPWGPGRPGWHLECSAMVTTYLGPEFDIHGGGNDLIFPHHENELAQSRGAGDGFARYWLHNGMLNLGARKMSKSLGNTILLTELAKRWRPVELRYYLVAPHYRSTVSYTEDLLDEAAAAYRRVEGFVTRAGELVGILPPAADVPAEFRAAMDDDLGTPQAMAAVHAAVRAGNEALADGDKENVGKALGDVRAMLGVLGLDPLAETWASSGDDAKTREALGRLVEVTLEQRQQARARKDFQTADALRDGLSSAGIVVEDTPSGPRWSLG; encoded by the coding sequence GTGAGCTTGCGACTGTACGACACCGGTACCCGATCCGTGCGCGCCTTCGAGCCGCTCAACCCGCCCACGGTGACCCTGTACCTGTGCGGTGACACCGTCTACGCGCCGCCGCACATCGGGCACGCGCGGAACAAGGTCACCTTCGACGTGCTCGCCAGGTGGCTGGAGTTCAGCGGGTACGACGTCGTCTTCGCCCGCAACATCACCGACATCGACGACAAGATCATCCGGCTGGCCGCCGAGGAGGGCGTGCCCTGGTGGCGGGTCGGGCAGCGCAATATCGACGCCATGCGCCGCGCGTACGACCTGCTCGGCCTGCGCGCGCCGACCGTCGAGCCGCTGGCCACCGGCCACATCACGCAGATGATCGAGCTGATGCAGCGGCTGATCGACAACGGGCACGCGTACGCCAGCGGCGGTGACGTGTACTTCGACGTGCGCTCGCTGCCGGAGTACGGCGGGCTGTCCGGGCAGCGGCTGGACGAGATGTCGGAGACGGAGAAGACCGACCCGGAGCGGCCGAAGCGCAACCCGCTCGACTTCACGCTCTGGAAGGGCTCCCGGCCGGGCGAGCCGGCGTGGCCGACGCCCTGGGGGCCCGGCCGGCCGGGGTGGCACCTGGAGTGCTCCGCCATGGTCACCACGTACCTGGGGCCGGAGTTCGACATCCACGGCGGCGGCAACGACCTGATCTTCCCGCACCACGAGAACGAGCTCGCGCAGTCGCGTGGCGCCGGTGACGGGTTCGCCAGGTACTGGCTGCACAACGGGATGCTCAACCTGGGCGCGCGGAAGATGAGCAAGTCGCTCGGCAACACCATCCTGCTCACCGAGCTGGCCAAGCGGTGGCGCCCGGTGGAGCTGCGCTACTATCTGGTCGCGCCGCACTACCGGTCCACGGTCAGCTACACCGAGGACCTGCTCGACGAGGCGGCGGCCGCGTACCGCAGGGTCGAGGGCTTCGTTACCCGGGCGGGGGAGCTGGTCGGGATCCTGCCGCCGGCGGCGGACGTGCCCGCGGAGTTCCGCGCCGCGATGGACGACGACCTCGGCACCCCACAGGCGATGGCGGCGGTGCACGCGGCCGTACGAGCGGGCAACGAGGCGCTCGCCGACGGCGACAAGGAGAACGTGGGCAAGGCGCTCGGCGACGTGCGCGCCATGCTCGGCGTGCTCGGCCTCGACCCGCTCGCCGAGACCTGGGCGAGCAGCGGCGACGACGCCAAGACCCGCGAGGCGCTCGGGCGGCTGGTGGAGGTCACCCTGGAGCAGCGCCAGCAGGCCCGCGCCCGCAAGGACTTCCAGACCGCGGACGCGTTGCGGGACGGGCTCAGCTCCGCCGGCATCGTCGTGGAGGACACCCCGAGCGGACCCCGCTGGTCGCTCGGATGA
- a CDS encoding TIGR03560 family F420-dependent LLM class oxidoreductase produces the protein MELRIFTEPQQGASYADLLRLAGATEELGFDGFFRSDHYLHMGDVDPRPGPTDAWLTLAGLARETSRIRLGTLVTSATFRYPGPLAIQVAQVDEMSGGRVELGLGAGWFEAEHRAYAIPYPGLKERFDRLEEQLTVILGLWENPHGETFGFRGSYYDVAESPGLPKPAQRPHPPVIVGGKGRKRTPALAAAYADEFNAPFLTVAEAKESYARVHAACGLANREPATMRYSIALPVFCGRTDADVDRRLAAVGRSRADTGDTGLVGSAAQVVERIGEYAAAGASRVYLQTLDIADLDHVEYVAAEVLRQVG, from the coding sequence ATGGAACTTCGCATCTTCACCGAACCGCAGCAGGGTGCCAGCTACGCGGACCTGCTCCGCCTCGCCGGCGCCACCGAGGAGCTCGGCTTCGACGGGTTCTTCCGCTCCGACCACTACCTGCACATGGGGGACGTCGACCCGCGGCCAGGGCCCACCGACGCGTGGCTCACTCTCGCCGGCCTGGCGCGCGAGACCAGCAGGATCCGGCTCGGCACCCTGGTGACGTCCGCGACGTTCCGCTACCCGGGGCCGCTCGCGATCCAGGTCGCCCAGGTCGACGAGATGAGCGGCGGCCGGGTGGAGCTGGGCCTCGGCGCCGGCTGGTTCGAGGCGGAGCACCGCGCGTACGCCATCCCGTACCCGGGGCTGAAGGAGCGGTTCGACCGGCTGGAGGAACAGCTCACGGTGATCCTCGGGCTGTGGGAGAACCCGCACGGCGAGACGTTCGGCTTCCGCGGGAGCTACTACGACGTCGCGGAGTCACCCGGCCTGCCGAAGCCGGCCCAGCGCCCGCACCCGCCGGTGATCGTCGGCGGCAAGGGCAGGAAGCGCACACCCGCGCTGGCCGCGGCCTACGCGGACGAGTTCAACGCGCCGTTCCTCACCGTCGCCGAGGCGAAGGAGTCGTACGCGCGGGTGCACGCCGCCTGCGGGCTGGCGAACCGGGAGCCTGCGACCATGCGGTACTCGATCGCGCTCCCCGTCTTCTGCGGCAGGACCGACGCCGACGTGGACCGCCGGCTGGCCGCCGTCGGGCGTAGCAGGGCGGACACGGGCGACACCGGGCTCGTGGGGTCGGCCGCGCAGGTGGTGGAGCGGATCGGCGAGTACGCGGCCGCGGGCGCGTCGCGGGTGTACCTGCAGACGCTCGACATCGCCGACCTCGACCACGTCGAGTACGTCGCCGCCGAGGTGCTGCGCCAGGTCGGCTAG
- a CDS encoding homogentisate 1,2-dioxygenase has translation MPHYRAVGELPRKRHQLFSKPDGSLYHEELMGEEGFSSDASLLYHVNLPTAIVKSEAVDRPQALDETQPNYPLLPRGYQTQNLPVGGDVVAGRQLLFANDDIRISFVATDQSNELYRNAVGDEILYVQSGAAWFESVYGAMDVAAGDYVVVPASTTYRFSPRGDESARVMTFEAKGHVRPPRRYLSQYGQLLEHAPYSERDFRAPTEPLVVDGGETQVLVRHRAGLSRLTYAGHPFDVVGWDGYLYPYAFNIHDFEPIVKRFHAPPPVHQTFEGPNFVVCSFCPRALDFDERAVRVPYNHANVDSDEMMFYVGGDYSARKGSGIDIGSISLHPSGVTHGPQPGSVEASVGKPSTDEMAVMVDTFRPLHLGPAARACEDTEYGTSWARNQQSRAMGDAGPGLTA, from the coding sequence ATGCCGCACTACCGCGCCGTAGGTGAGCTGCCGCGCAAACGGCACCAGCTCTTCAGCAAGCCGGACGGGTCGCTGTACCACGAGGAGCTGATGGGCGAGGAGGGGTTCTCCTCCGACGCGTCGCTGCTCTACCACGTGAACCTGCCCACCGCGATCGTGAAGTCGGAGGCGGTGGACCGGCCGCAGGCGCTGGACGAGACGCAGCCGAACTATCCGCTGCTGCCGCGCGGCTACCAGACCCAGAACCTGCCCGTCGGCGGCGACGTCGTCGCCGGGCGGCAGCTGCTGTTCGCCAACGACGACATCAGGATCTCGTTCGTCGCGACGGACCAGTCGAACGAGCTCTACCGCAACGCGGTCGGCGACGAGATCCTCTACGTCCAGTCGGGGGCTGCGTGGTTCGAGAGCGTCTACGGCGCGATGGACGTCGCCGCCGGCGACTACGTCGTCGTCCCCGCCTCCACCACCTACCGGTTCTCGCCGCGAGGCGACGAGTCCGCCCGGGTGATGACGTTCGAGGCGAAGGGACACGTGCGGCCGCCCCGCAGGTACCTCTCGCAGTACGGGCAGCTGCTCGAGCACGCGCCGTACTCCGAGCGCGACTTCCGCGCGCCCACCGAGCCGCTGGTCGTCGACGGCGGCGAGACCCAGGTGCTGGTGCGGCACCGTGCCGGGCTGAGCCGGCTCACCTACGCCGGCCACCCGTTCGACGTGGTCGGCTGGGACGGCTACCTGTACCCGTACGCGTTCAACATCCACGACTTCGAGCCGATCGTGAAGCGCTTCCACGCGCCGCCGCCGGTGCACCAGACGTTCGAGGGGCCGAACTTCGTGGTGTGCTCGTTCTGCCCGCGCGCGCTCGACTTCGACGAGCGGGCGGTGCGGGTGCCGTACAACCATGCCAATGTCGACTCGGACGAGATGATGTTCTACGTCGGCGGCGACTACTCCGCGCGCAAGGGGTCAGGCATCGACATCGGGTCGATCTCGCTGCACCCCAGCGGTGTGACGCACGGGCCACAGCCGGGCAGCGTGGAGGCGTCGGTGGGCAAGCCGTCCACCGACGAGATGGCCGTCATGGTCGACACCTTCCGCCCGCTGCACCTCGGCCCGGCCGCCCGGGCCTGCGAGGACACCGAGTACGGCACGTCCTGGGCCAGGAACCAGCAATCCCGCGCCATGGGCGACGCCGGGCCTGGCCTCACCGCCTGA
- a CDS encoding DUF4032 domain-containing protein has translation MRLHLTAGPSDPALLDLPWSRPLAEWPSDHLVAYPRGLSRHTVRFVRNAGVVYAVKETSQRAAEREFRLLRGVARKDVPAVEAVAVVTDRTAEDGSPLDAALVTRHLTFSLPYRALFSQVLRPERAQRLLEALAELLVRLHLAGFYWGDCSLSNTLFRRDAGALAAYLVDAETGELKGDLSHGMRENDLTIASENITGDLLDLEAAGLLDDRLDALDTATEIERLYHELWCELTREEVLDADDRHLIDSRVRRLNDLGYDVAELQVSTDETGGRLVVRTEVVYPGLHARRLHELTGLAVQERQARRLMSDIRAFQAAKYPDGDVPSKLVVAHRWLVEVFVPIVEAVPKELRGKLEPAQIFHEVLEHRWYLSEREKHNVGLQAALDSYVRDVLVHKPDERAVLGADLADVG, from the coding sequence ATGAGGCTGCATCTCACGGCGGGGCCGTCCGATCCGGCGCTGCTCGACCTGCCATGGTCCAGGCCGCTCGCGGAGTGGCCGTCGGACCACCTGGTGGCGTATCCGCGCGGCCTCTCCAGGCACACCGTGCGCTTCGTACGCAACGCCGGTGTGGTCTACGCGGTCAAGGAGACCTCGCAGCGCGCGGCCGAGCGCGAGTTCCGGCTGCTGCGCGGGGTGGCTCGCAAGGACGTCCCTGCGGTCGAGGCGGTCGCCGTCGTCACCGACCGCACGGCTGAGGACGGCAGCCCGCTCGACGCCGCACTCGTCACCAGGCACCTCACCTTCTCGCTGCCGTACCGCGCACTGTTCTCGCAGGTGCTGCGGCCGGAGCGGGCCCAGCGGCTGCTCGAGGCGCTGGCCGAGCTGCTGGTGCGGCTACACCTCGCCGGCTTCTACTGGGGCGACTGCTCGCTGTCGAACACACTGTTCCGCCGCGACGCCGGCGCGCTCGCCGCGTACCTGGTGGACGCAGAGACCGGCGAGCTGAAGGGCGACCTCAGCCACGGCATGCGGGAGAACGACCTCACCATCGCGTCCGAGAACATCACCGGCGACCTGCTCGACCTGGAGGCGGCCGGGCTGCTGGACGACCGGCTGGACGCGCTGGACACCGCGACCGAGATCGAGCGGCTGTACCATGAGCTGTGGTGCGAGCTCACCCGTGAGGAGGTGCTCGACGCGGACGACAGGCACCTCATCGACTCCCGGGTGCGGCGGCTCAACGACCTCGGCTACGACGTGGCCGAGCTGCAGGTCAGCACCGACGAGACCGGCGGGCGGCTGGTCGTACGTACGGAGGTCGTGTACCCGGGCCTGCACGCCCGCCGGCTGCACGAGCTGACCGGCCTGGCCGTACAGGAGCGGCAGGCCAGGCGGCTGATGAGCGACATCAGGGCGTTCCAGGCGGCGAAGTACCCGGACGGCGACGTCCCGTCGAAGCTGGTGGTCGCCCACCGCTGGCTGGTCGAGGTGTTCGTGCCGATCGTCGAGGCCGTGCCCAAGGAGCTGCGCGGCAAGCTGGAGCCGGCACAGATCTTCCACGAGGTGCTCGAGCACCGCTGGTACCTGTCCGAACGCGAGAAGCACAACGTCGGCCTGCAGGCTGCCCTGGACAGCTACGTACGTGACGTGCTCGTGCACAAGCCGGACGAGCGGGCCGTGCTCGGCGCCGACCTCGCCGACGTCGGCTGA
- a CDS encoding methyltransferase domain-containing protein has product MEETRSASWLTGKQVTGFGLPRGRLAKVMRRLMSRGNDPEQADVLQLLQPQAGEHIVEVGYGPGALVEALLDAGATVTGVDPSDAMCAMAGERNQAAVEAGRAKLGVGRAEETGLPDEHADAVVAVNNVVMWSDLTGALTELRRILRPGGRLVVSWHGGTEPSWMARKMMLGEEALDRIREETHAVFGAAQRHDLGHVNAFTAQR; this is encoded by the coding sequence ATGGAGGAGACGCGCTCAGCATCGTGGTTGACGGGGAAGCAGGTGACCGGCTTCGGGCTGCCTCGTGGCCGGCTCGCCAAGGTCATGAGGCGGCTGATGAGCCGCGGCAACGACCCTGAGCAGGCGGACGTACTGCAGCTGCTGCAGCCGCAGGCCGGCGAGCACATCGTGGAGGTCGGCTACGGCCCTGGGGCGCTGGTGGAGGCCCTGCTCGACGCGGGCGCCACGGTCACCGGGGTGGACCCGTCCGACGCGATGTGTGCGATGGCCGGCGAGCGCAACCAGGCGGCCGTCGAGGCGGGACGGGCGAAGCTGGGCGTCGGCAGGGCGGAGGAGACCGGGCTACCGGACGAGCACGCCGACGCCGTCGTCGCGGTCAACAACGTCGTGATGTGGAGCGACCTGACCGGTGCCCTGACCGAGCTGCGCCGGATCCTGCGGCCCGGTGGTCGGTTGGTCGTCAGCTGGCACGGCGGCACCGAGCCGAGCTGGATGGCGCGCAAGATGATGCTCGGCGAGGAGGCTCTCGACCGGATCCGCGAGGAGACGCACGCTGTCTTCGGTGCTGCGCAGCGGCACGATCTGGGCCACGTGAACGCGTTCACCGCGCAGCGGTGA
- the rlmB gene encoding 23S rRNA (guanosine(2251)-2'-O)-methyltransferase RlmB, with product MSRRGRQQRPASGDDVVAGRNPVVEALRAGVPAKTLYVADAGGERVAEAVRSAQASGVTVRRSTRDELERLAGGVPHQGVVLTARRYAYVDPDELTGGVIIALDGVTDPQNLGAVIRSAAAFGASGVVLPQRRSAGVTPAVWKASAGTLAAVPVARAVNLTRQLAAYRDRGMFVVGLAGEATTDIAASNLLDGPLVLAVGAEGKGLSRLVREACDELARIPIAPTAESLNAGVAAGIALYEIARARERG from the coding sequence ATGAGCCGCCGGGGGCGGCAGCAGCGTCCCGCCTCCGGCGATGACGTCGTCGCCGGCAGGAACCCCGTCGTCGAGGCGTTGCGTGCAGGCGTGCCGGCGAAGACGTTGTACGTCGCGGACGCCGGCGGCGAACGGGTGGCCGAGGCCGTGCGGTCCGCGCAGGCGTCCGGGGTGACCGTCCGCAGGTCCACCCGCGACGAGCTGGAGAGGTTGGCCGGTGGCGTGCCGCACCAGGGCGTCGTGCTCACCGCGCGGCGGTACGCGTACGTGGACCCGGACGAGCTGACCGGCGGCGTGATCATCGCGCTCGACGGCGTGACCGACCCGCAGAACCTCGGCGCGGTCATCCGGTCGGCGGCGGCGTTCGGCGCGAGCGGCGTGGTGTTGCCACAGCGGCGGTCCGCCGGCGTTACGCCCGCCGTGTGGAAGGCGTCGGCGGGCACGCTCGCGGCGGTGCCAGTAGCTCGTGCCGTGAACCTCACCAGGCAGCTTGCTGCGTACCGCGATCGGGGGATGTTCGTGGTCGGCCTTGCCGGCGAGGCGACAACGGACATCGCCGCGTCGAACCTGCTCGACGGCCCGCTCGTGCTCGCCGTCGGCGCGGAGGGCAAGGGGCTGTCGCGGCTGGTGCGGGAGGCGTGCGACGAGCTGGCGCGGATACCGATCGCGCCGACCGCCGAGTCGCTGAACGCCGGCGTCGCCGCCGGCATCGCGCTGTACGAGATCGCCCGCGCCCGCGAGCGTGGCTAG
- a CDS encoding TetR family transcriptional regulator, whose translation MAVEAEQGLRARKKRQTRQLITERAFALFAERGFEGVTVAEVARAADVSEATVFNYFPTKEDLIYQEMEEYEQHLIRTIRERQPGETVLTAFRQLVVEPGGLLTDDDPAAEQRLAGSVRIVQESRALQARERRNFERYTQLLAELIAEESGADPYDVEPRVVANALLGVQQALLQYLRRNVLAAMPRDKLVWEIRRQGEQALALLEKGFAGYPGYRAGS comes from the coding sequence ATGGCCGTGGAAGCCGAGCAGGGGCTGCGCGCACGGAAGAAACGGCAGACCAGGCAACTCATCACCGAGCGCGCATTCGCGCTGTTCGCGGAGCGCGGTTTCGAGGGCGTCACGGTCGCCGAGGTCGCGCGTGCCGCCGATGTCTCCGAGGCGACGGTCTTCAACTACTTCCCGACCAAGGAAGACCTGATCTACCAGGAGATGGAGGAGTACGAGCAGCACCTGATCCGGACGATCCGGGAACGGCAGCCGGGCGAGACCGTCCTCACTGCGTTCCGGCAGCTGGTCGTGGAACCCGGCGGCCTGCTCACCGACGACGATCCGGCGGCCGAACAACGACTCGCCGGGTCCGTACGGATCGTGCAGGAGAGTCGCGCCCTGCAGGCACGCGAACGGCGGAACTTCGAGCGGTACACGCAGCTGTTGGCCGAGCTCATCGCCGAGGAGTCAGGCGCGGACCCGTACGACGTCGAGCCACGGGTGGTCGCCAACGCGCTGCTCGGCGTCCAGCAGGCGCTGCTGCAGTACCTGCGGAGGAACGTTCTCGCCGCCATGCCCAGGGACAAGCTCGTCTGGGAGATCCGCCGACAGGGCGAGCAGGCACTCGCGCTGCTGGAAAAGGGGTTCGCCGGGTACCCGGGCTACCGGGCAGGGTCCTAG
- a CDS encoding ATP-binding cassette domain-containing protein has protein sequence MSARLPVADAAEVRRYAGELMRRHPRQLLATVVLHAFAATTGLAGPYLLGRLVEGVVTGTAPVRVDLFAVLLAVFLLLQTLLTQRARYYSLVFGERVMAELREDFVSGALALPLGTIERAGTGDLTTRSSRDIESLARSVRYAVPETLIAIVTVLFTVVALVLVGPLVALPCVLCVPLLWASTRWYLKRAPAGYLREDASYAEMNASLAETVDGARTTEALGLQQRRIDRTDDDVRNSYAAERYTLWLRTVWFPSVEIAYLIPVVSTLVIGGLLYAQDWATIAQVTTATLYAQQLIDPVDRLISWLDEFQVGAASLARLLGVRVVADDREVAGRRPGGTEVAARDVRFSYTEGHDVLHGVDLDITDGERLAMVGPSGAGKSTLGRLLAGIHPPGSGKVTVGGVGLTELPLPDLRRQVALVTQEHHVFVGTVRDNLVMASPHATDDQVCRALCAVDALPWAEALADGMDTEVGSGGHTLTAAQAQQLALARLVLADPHTLVLDEATSLIDPRAARHLERSLAAVLDGRTVVAIAHRLQTAHDADRVAVVEDGRITELGSHDDLVAAGGPYAALWQSWHG, from the coding sequence GTGAGCGCCAGGCTCCCGGTCGCCGACGCGGCCGAGGTGCGGCGGTACGCCGGCGAGCTGATGCGGAGGCACCCGCGTCAGCTGCTGGCGACCGTCGTGCTGCACGCGTTCGCGGCGACCACCGGGCTCGCCGGCCCGTACCTGCTCGGCCGGTTGGTCGAGGGCGTGGTGACGGGTACGGCGCCGGTGCGCGTCGACCTGTTCGCCGTGCTGCTCGCCGTGTTCCTGTTGCTGCAGACGCTGCTGACGCAGCGGGCCAGGTACTACTCGCTCGTCTTCGGCGAGCGGGTGATGGCCGAGCTGCGCGAGGACTTCGTGTCCGGTGCGCTCGCGCTGCCGCTCGGCACGATCGAGCGCGCCGGCACAGGTGACCTGACCACCAGGTCGTCGCGCGACATCGAGTCGCTCGCCCGCAGCGTCAGGTACGCCGTGCCTGAGACGTTGATCGCCATCGTCACGGTGTTGTTCACCGTGGTCGCCCTGGTGCTCGTCGGCCCGCTGGTGGCGCTGCCGTGCGTGTTATGCGTCCCGCTGCTGTGGGCCAGCACGCGCTGGTACCTGAAGCGGGCGCCCGCCGGCTACCTGCGCGAGGACGCGTCGTACGCGGAGATGAACGCCAGCCTCGCGGAGACCGTCGACGGCGCGCGCACCACCGAGGCGCTCGGCCTGCAGCAGCGGCGCATCGACCGCACCGACGACGATGTGCGCAACTCGTACGCCGCGGAGCGGTACACGCTGTGGCTGCGTACGGTCTGGTTCCCCTCGGTGGAGATCGCGTACCTCATCCCCGTGGTCAGCACGCTGGTCATCGGCGGTCTGCTCTACGCGCAGGACTGGGCGACCATCGCCCAGGTGACCACGGCGACGCTGTACGCACAGCAGCTGATCGACCCGGTCGACCGGTTGATCTCCTGGCTGGACGAGTTCCAGGTCGGTGCGGCGTCGCTGGCGCGGCTGCTCGGCGTGCGCGTGGTGGCCGACGACCGGGAGGTCGCCGGCCGGCGGCCGGGAGGCACCGAGGTGGCCGCGCGGGACGTGCGGTTCTCGTACACCGAAGGGCACGACGTGCTGCACGGCGTAGACCTCGACATCACCGACGGCGAGCGGCTCGCGATGGTCGGGCCGAGCGGTGCCGGCAAGTCGACCCTGGGCCGGTTGCTCGCGGGCATCCACCCGCCGGGGTCGGGGAAGGTGACCGTCGGCGGTGTCGGCCTCACCGAGCTGCCGCTGCCTGACCTGCGGCGGCAGGTCGCGCTCGTCACCCAGGAGCACCACGTCTTTGTCGGCACCGTACGCGACAACCTGGTGATGGCCAGCCCGCACGCGACCGACGACCAGGTGTGCAGGGCGCTGTGCGCCGTCGACGCGCTGCCCTGGGCGGAGGCACTGGCGGACGGGATGGACACCGAGGTGGGTTCTGGCGGGCACACGCTCACGGCGGCGCAGGCGCAGCAGCTGGCACTGGCGAGGCTGGTACTCGCCGACCCGCACACCCTCGTGCTCGACGAGGCGACGTCGTTGATCGACCCGCGCGCAGCGAGGCACCTGGAGCGCTCGCTCGCGGCGGTGCTCGACGGGCGCACGGTGGTGGCGATCGCGCACCGGCTGCAGACCGCACACGACGCCGACCGGGTGGCGGTCGTGGAAGACGGCCGGATCACCGAGCTCGGCAGCCACGACGACCTGGTCGCCGCCGGCGGCCCGTACGCCGCGCTCTGGCAGTCCTGGCACGGCTAG